The DNA window TGACCGTCACCGGGACGACCGCCTTGTCGACGACGCTCTTCGCGACGCTGCCGACGACCTGTTCGCGCTCCTCGGAGAGCCCGCGGTGGCCGACGTAGATCGCGTCGGCGGCGGTCTCGCCCGCGAACTCCGTGATCGCGTCCGCCGGGCGGCCGGTGAGTAGCTGCGTCTCGACGTCGATCTCGGATCCTTCCTCGTCGGCGACGTCGACGGCGACCGACCGCGCGTTCTCGAGGACGCGCTCGCCCCCCTCGACGGCCGCCTCCTCGCCGGGGAGGACGAGCGTGCCGTCGATCAGTTCGGAGTCCGGCGTCAACACGTGGGCGATCACGAGCGTGGCGTCGAACGCGACCGCCTGGCACGCGGCGTACCGGACCGCTTCGTCACCCAGCGTGGACCCGTCGGTGGCTACGAGGTATCGCATATCCGACGGTTCCGGCGCGACCCACATAACTCCTGTCGGGCGTTCCCGTGCCGTGACTCCGCGAGACCG is part of the Halorubrum aethiopicum genome and encodes:
- a CDS encoding universal stress protein — translated: MRYLVATDGSTLGDEAVRYAACQAVAFDATLVIAHVLTPDSELIDGTLVLPGEEAAVEGGERVLENARSVAVDVADEEGSEIDVETQLLTGRPADAITEFAGETAADAIYVGHRGLSEEREQVVGSVAKSVVDKAVVPVTVIR